The Palaemon carinicauda isolate YSFRI2023 chromosome 43, ASM3689809v2, whole genome shotgun sequence genome window below encodes:
- the LOC137633822 gene encoding piggyBac transposable element-derived protein 4-like, whose translation MQPLAPRSRYRAWRDVDAGEIKAFIAIEIAMGLVHKSSLASYFSKKFWLTETPGFSNIMSRDRYEIIRSCLHFADNSVDGNDDRLYKIKPILDMVKDLYSKYYVSGRDLSVDESMVKFKGRLFFKQYMPKKPTKWGIKVWSLCDSKTGYLLKFDVYTGKGLDSNKGKGLGASVVENLFEGFENKGHVVYMDSFFSGVPLFQKLRSKGTGACGTVRPNRKYLPSRMRKVKPKKGQLPIMWKSKDEELVAVVWQDSGRVNILSSVGDTGTVKKSIQSKKGVREVDKPSLQAQYNKYMGGVDLFDQFCSTYPFNHRSKKWYQTLWHFVIEVALVNSKISYNLQNRKKLTQVVFRQEVIKGLLEGYNTKPRRKNVVRDLVENKRLGERHFIAQYENKKYLPNCSVCSILPSQCCKKGKGTCKRKQTSYFCKQCPQNPPLCVVPF comes from the coding sequence ATGCAACCTTTAGCCCCTCGATCACGGTACAGAGCATGGAGAGATGTGGATGCAGGGGAAATAAAAGCATTTATTGCTATTGAAATTGCAATGGGATTAGTGCACAAAAGTAGTCTAGCAAGCTACTTTTCTAAAAAGTTTTGGCTAACTGAGACACCTGGTTTTTCCAATATAATGTCACGTGACAGGTATGAAATTATCCGTTCCTGTCTACATTTTGCAGATAATTCTGTTGATGGTAATGATGACAGACTTtataaaataaaaccaattttaGACATGGTGAAAGATCTATATTCTAAATATTATGTAAGTGGTAGAGATTTGAGTGTAGACGAAAGTATGGTGAAATTCAAAGGGAGGCTTTTTTTCAAGCAGTACATGCCTAAAAAGCCTACCAAATGGGGAATTAAGGTTTGGTCTCTCTGTGACTCTAAGACTGGTTATCTGTTGAAATTTGATGTTTACACAGGGAAGGGGCTAGATTCTAATAAAGGCAAAGGACTTGGTGCATCTGTTGTAGAAAATTTGTTTGAAGGCTTTGAAAACAAAGGCCATGTAGTTTACATGGACAGCTTTTTTAGTGGAGTACCCCTTTTTCAAAAACTTCGAAGTAAAGGTACTGGAGCATGTGGGACAGTTCGTCCAAACAGAAAATATTTGCCATCACGGATGAGAAAAGTAAAACCTAAGAAAGGCcagctaccaataatgtggaagagtAAAGATGAGGAATTGGTTGCTGTCGTTTGGCAAGATAGTGGTAGAGTAAATATCCTTTCGAGTGTTGGGGACACAGGTACAGTGAAAAaatctattcaatctaagaaagggGTAAGGGAAGTAGATAAACCATCTTTGCAAGCTCAGTACAATAAATATATGGGAGGGGTAGACCTTTTTGATCAATTCTGCTCAACCTACCCCTTCAATCACCGTAGCAAAAAGTGGTATCAGACACTCTGGCATTTTGTGATTGAAGTTGCTCTTGTAAATTCCAAAATTAGTTACAACttgcaaaatagaaagaaattgacCCAGGTTGTGTTTAGACAAGAGGTAATAAAAGGATTGTTAGAAGGATATAACACAAAGCCAAGAAGAAAGAATGTTGTTAGGGACTTGGTGGAAAACAAGCGCTTGGGGGAAAGGCATTTTATTGCTCAGTATGAAAATAAGAAGTACCTACCTAATTGTAGTGTTTGTTCAATATTGCCATCTCAATGTTGCAAAAAAGGAAAGGGGACATGTAAGAGGAAGCAGACATCATATTTCTGTAAACAGTGCCCACAAAACCCTCCTCTTTGTGTTGTCCcgttttga